The Deltaproteobacteria bacterium CG11_big_fil_rev_8_21_14_0_20_49_13 genomic interval TGCCGCATAGATTTCTATAACCTGCATGGCGACGTTCATTGGTCTATATTGTCCCTGCAGGAGAAGCTCGGTAAGCCTTTCGCCTCTACTTAACTGGTTCTTTGTGGCCATGTCGAGCTCGGCCCCGAACTGGGCGAATGCGGCAAGCTCTCTGTATTGCGCGAGCTCTAAGCGGAGCATGCCTGCCACTTGTTTCATTGCCTTTATCTGCGCATTTCCGCCGACGCGCGAGACGGAGAGCCCGGCGTTAATGGCCGGTCTGACGCCGGCATAGAAGAGATCCGTTTCAAGATATATCTGCCCGTCGGTGATCGAGATGACGTTCGTAGGGATGTAAGATGTAACATCACCCGCCTGTGTTTCAATTATGGGAAGGGCTGTCAGCGAACCGCCACCGTATTTATCGGCCATCTTTGCGGAGCGTTCCAAAAGTCGTGAGTGTAAATAGAAGATGTCGCCGGGGTAAGCCTCGCGCCCCGGGGGCCTTCTTAAAAGAAGCGATAATTGTCTATAGGCTACCGCATGTTTAGAGAGATCGTCATAGACGATGAGCGCGTGTCTCTTTGTATCGCGGAAATGTTCGCCCATTGTACAGCCGGAATAGGCCGCAAGATATTGAAGTGGCGCCGGGTCGCTGGCGTTAGCGGCTACAACCGTTGTATATTCCATGGCCCCGTGGGTCTTTAGCTTGTCGACCACCCTTGCAACGGTTGAGAGCTTCTGCCCGATCGCGACGTAGATACAGAAAACATCGCCGCCCTTCTGGTTTATGATGGTGTCTATCGCTATTGCCGTTTTCCCTATCTGACGGTCGCCGATTATCAGTTCGCGCTGGCCGCGGCCAATGGGCGTCATTGCGTCTATCGCCTTGATGCCGGTCTGAAGGGGTTCTTTGACCGGTTGTCTCTGGACGATGCCGGGAGCCACCAGCTCAATTTTGCGCATCTCATTTGTTTCTATAGCCCCGAGGCCGTCTATCGGCCTTCCGAGCGCATCTACCACCCTTCCAACCACCTTGTCGCCTACCGGTACTTCTGCGATTCGCCCGGTTCTTTTTACAACATCGCCCTCTCTAAGCTCCACATCTTCGCCCATGATAGCGATACCGACCGAATCCTCTTCGAGGTTAAGAGCTATACCGATAATATTGTGGGGGAAGAGAATGAGCTCGCCAAGCATCACGTTGTTGAGGCCGTAGGCGCGCGCGATACCGTCGCCGACCGAAAGTATATAACCAACCTCCTCCGGCACCACCTCCCGTCCGAAAT includes:
- a CDS encoding F0F1 ATP synthase subunit alpha, with the translated sequence MSIRADEISKIISNHIKDFGREVVPEEVGYILSVGDGIARAYGLNNVMLGELILFPHNIIGIALNLEEDSVGIAIMGEDVELREGDVVKRTGRIAEVPVGDKVVGRVVDALGRPIDGLGAIETNEMRKIELVAPGIVQRQPVKEPLQTGIKAIDAMTPIGRGQRELIIGDRQIGKTAIAIDTIINQKGGDVFCIYVAIGQKLSTVARVVDKLKTHGAMEYTTVVAANASDPAPLQYLAAYSGCTMGEHFRDTKRHALIVYDDLSKHAVAYRQLSLLLRRPPGREAYPGDIFYLHSRLLERSAKMADKYGGGSLTALPIIETQAGDVTSYIPTNVISITDGQIYLETDLFYAGVRPAINAGLSVSRVGGNAQIKAMKQVAGMLRLELAQYRELAAFAQFGAELDMATKNQLSRGERLTELLLQGQYRPMNVAMQVIEIYAATAGYLDGYPTEKIKHYLEKLEWAFTNKHHDIINDLLNKKTLDDAMKKSINAVLDELKKEF